The Candidatus Dadabacteria bacterium genome has a segment encoding these proteins:
- the carB gene encoding carbamoyl-phosphate synthase large subunit gives MPKRTDIKTIMVIGSGPIVIGQACEFDYSGTQACKVLREEGYRVVLVNSNPATIMTDPDFADSTYVEPLVPEILEKIIEKEKPDALLPTIGGQTALNLAVSLAESGVLKRHGVELIGAKIPAIQKAENRDLFKKAIADIGLEVPRSGIAHNMREAWEVVDDIGFPVIIRPSFTLGGTGGSVAYNREEFEEFARAGIESSPSSEILIEESIVGWKEFEYEVMRDHMDNVVIICSIENFDAMGVHTGDSITVAPAQTLTDKEYQHMRDASIAIIREIGVETGGSNIQFAVNPADGRMMVIEMNPRVSRSSALASKATGFPIAKIAAKLAVGYSLDEISNDITKYTPASFEPTIDYVVVKIPRFAFEKFPQTSPTLTTQMKSVGEAMSIGRTFKESLQKAMRSLEIDSHGFEKVSRDLEEVREELRVPSPRRLWYIADAFRLGMDLEDIYSISHVDPWFLRNIKQIVDFESDIAEDGLNSETMLEAKRRGFSDIEIAKILCAEEGKVRDFRLSEGIEPAFKMVDTCAAEFEAYTPYLYSTFDSESEAPPTDRKKVVILGGGPNRIGQGIEFDYCCVHASFALREEGYEAIMVNCNPETVSTDYDTSDRLYFEPLTLEDTLALIRREDPWGVIVHLGGQTPLRLALALEEQGVRIIGTSPESIDLAEDRDRFRKLVSDLGLLQPQSDTARSEGEAIGIASEIGYPVMVRPSYVLGGRAMEIVYDEESLRTYIREAASVSPNHPILIDKFLKDAKEVDVDAVCDGKTVVVGGVLEHIEEAGVHSGDSAAILPPFSISPEIVEEIKSQTKKLALSLDVKGLVNIQFAVKDGEVYIIEVNPRASRTVPFVSKAIGVQLAKIGTKVMTGKSLEELGYTREIVPGHYCVKESVFPFLKFPEVDTILGPEMKSTGEVMGIAPDLDQAFAKSQIAAGNSLPSGGVAFISVKDEDKSEKMLDIARRLSDAGFDIMATGGTSEFLNKNGIFSQTVNKVKQGRPHIVDHLKNGEVQLVVNTTFGKEEIAQSYSIRRTALVNNVPYFTTLAGAVAGIGAIEALVRIGLDVKALQSYY, from the coding sequence ATGCCCAAGCGAACTGACATAAAAACCATAATGGTCATCGGATCCGGTCCGATAGTTATAGGACAGGCCTGCGAGTTTGACTATTCAGGCACCCAGGCCTGCAAGGTACTGAGGGAAGAGGGCTACAGGGTCGTTCTGGTAAACAGCAATCCGGCTACCATAATGACTGACCCTGACTTTGCCGACAGCACTTACGTGGAACCGCTCGTTCCCGAAATACTGGAAAAAATAATAGAGAAGGAAAAGCCCGACGCCCTACTTCCTACAATAGGCGGACAGACCGCCCTTAATCTTGCCGTTTCGCTTGCTGAATCCGGCGTGCTCAAACGCCACGGCGTGGAACTCATAGGCGCAAAAATCCCTGCGATACAGAAGGCGGAAAACAGGGATCTTTTCAAAAAAGCCATAGCTGACATAGGCCTTGAGGTGCCCAGAAGCGGTATCGCGCACAACATGCGGGAGGCCTGGGAGGTCGTGGACGATATAGGGTTTCCGGTCATCATACGGCCTTCCTTCACCCTTGGCGGAACCGGCGGAAGCGTTGCCTACAACCGGGAGGAATTCGAGGAGTTTGCCAGGGCGGGCATAGAAAGCTCCCCGTCAAGCGAGATACTCATAGAGGAGTCCATAGTGGGGTGGAAGGAGTTTGAGTACGAAGTGATGCGGGATCACATGGATAACGTCGTCATAATCTGTTCCATAGAGAATTTCGACGCCATGGGTGTTCACACGGGGGACAGCATAACCGTAGCTCCCGCCCAGACCCTCACCGACAAGGAATATCAGCATATGCGCGACGCGTCCATAGCCATAATAAGGGAAATCGGCGTTGAGACCGGAGGTTCCAACATCCAGTTCGCCGTCAACCCCGCAGACGGGCGCATGATGGTGATAGAGATGAACCCCAGGGTCTCGCGAAGTTCCGCGCTTGCCTCAAAAGCCACCGGGTTTCCGATTGCCAAGATAGCCGCGAAGCTCGCGGTAGGCTATTCGCTCGATGAGATCTCAAACGACATAACGAAGTACACCCCCGCGTCTTTTGAACCGACGATAGATTACGTTGTGGTGAAAATACCGAGGTTCGCGTTTGAAAAGTTCCCGCAGACAAGTCCAACTCTTACAACGCAGATGAAATCCGTGGGTGAAGCCATGTCAATCGGGAGAACCTTCAAGGAGTCCCTGCAGAAGGCGATGAGATCCCTTGAAATAGATTCCCACGGTTTCGAGAAGGTATCTCGGGACCTCGAAGAGGTAAGGGAGGAACTCAGGGTTCCCTCCCCTCGGCGGCTGTGGTATATAGCCGACGCGTTTCGTCTGGGCATGGACTTGGAGGATATCTACTCGATTTCTCACGTGGATCCCTGGTTTCTTCGGAATATAAAGCAGATTGTCGATTTCGAGTCGGATATTGCCGAGGACGGGCTCAACAGCGAAACCATGCTCGAGGCCAAGCGCCGCGGTTTTTCCGACATTGAGATCGCGAAGATTCTTTGCGCTGAAGAAGGGAAAGTGAGGGATTTTCGCCTGAGCGAGGGAATTGAGCCTGCTTTTAAGATGGTTGATACCTGCGCCGCCGAATTTGAGGCTTACACACCTTATCTTTATTCTACTTTCGACAGCGAAAGCGAAGCGCCTCCCACGGACAGGAAAAAAGTAGTTATACTCGGCGGCGGGCCGAACCGCATAGGCCAGGGAATAGAGTTTGACTACTGCTGCGTGCACGCGTCTTTCGCGCTCCGGGAAGAAGGATACGAGGCCATTATGGTTAACTGCAATCCCGAGACCGTGAGCACGGATTATGATACTTCGGACAGGCTTTACTTCGAGCCGCTTACCCTTGAAGACACGCTGGCTCTTATAAGAAGGGAAGACCCATGGGGAGTCATAGTTCACCTTGGAGGCCAGACACCGCTTCGCCTGGCCCTTGCGCTTGAGGAGCAGGGGGTGAGGATAATAGGCACTTCCCCTGAGAGCATAGACCTTGCTGAGGACCGCGACAGGTTCAGAAAGCTCGTTTCGGATCTGGGACTCCTCCAGCCCCAGAGCGATACCGCGAGAAGCGAAGGGGAAGCCATCGGCATAGCAAGCGAAATCGGATATCCGGTCATGGTCCGCCCGTCTTATGTTCTGGGCGGGCGCGCCATGGAGATAGTTTACGACGAGGAGTCTCTTCGGACTTACATACGGGAAGCCGCGAGCGTCTCGCCAAACCACCCGATACTGATAGACAAGTTTCTCAAGGATGCAAAGGAAGTCGACGTGGACGCGGTTTGCGACGGGAAAACCGTTGTCGTGGGCGGGGTGCTTGAGCATATAGAGGAAGCGGGGGTTCATTCCGGAGACAGCGCGGCGATTCTTCCCCCGTTCTCTATAAGTCCCGAAATAGTGGAGGAAATAAAATCCCAGACGAAAAAACTTGCGCTTTCTCTGGATGTAAAAGGACTTGTCAACATTCAGTTTGCCGTAAAGGACGGAGAGGTTTACATAATCGAGGTAAATCCCAGGGCAAGCCGCACCGTTCCCTTCGTTAGCAAGGCCATAGGGGTTCAGCTGGCCAAGATAGGCACCAAGGTGATGACAGGAAAATCCCTTGAGGAACTCGGCTACACCCGGGAAATCGTACCCGGGCACTACTGCGTAAAGGAATCGGTCTTTCCTTTTCTCAAATTCCCGGAGGTTGACACGATTCTGGGCCCGGAAATGAAATCCACCGGCGAGGTCATGGGAATTGCCCCTGACCTTGACCAGGCGTTTGCCAAGTCCCAGATTGCGGCCGGCAACAGCCTTCCCTCAGGCGGAGTGGCTTTCATAAGCGTAAAAGACGAGGACAAGTCAGAGAAGATGCTTGACATAGCCCGGAGGCTGAGCGATGCCGGTTTTGATATAATGGCTACAGGGGGTACATCTGAATTTCTCAATAAAAATGGTATATTTTCCCAAACGGTGAACAAAGTTAAACAGGGTCGCCCTCACATAGTCGATCACCTTAAAAACGGTGAGGTGCAGCTGGTTGTAAATACCACTTTCGGGAAAGAGGAGATTGCGCAGTCCTATTCGATAAGAAGAACCGCGCTTGTAAACAACGTTCCTTACTTCACCACCTTGGCTGGCGCGGTCGCCGGAATCGGTGCCATTGAGGCCCTGGTGAGAATCGGTCTCGACGTAAAGGCCCTGCAAAGCTACTATTAA
- the greA gene encoding transcription elongation factor GreA, with product MSVQRVLITPEGWKKLRDELHRLKTVERQEVIRLIEYARSLGDLSENAEYETAKQKQSFIEGKIQEIEDRLSRAEVIDPEKITSRDRVVFGLTVTVEDIDSGDIKKYRLVGEDESEPEKGFISVTSPVGSALIGKRVDDEIQVRAPGGIKEFLVIDIE from the coding sequence ATGAGTGTCCAAAGAGTTTTAATTACTCCTGAAGGCTGGAAAAAGCTTCGGGATGAACTTCACAGATTAAAGACCGTCGAGAGACAGGAAGTAATCAGGCTTATAGAATATGCCAGGTCCCTAGGGGATCTTTCCGAAAACGCCGAGTACGAGACCGCCAAGCAGAAACAGTCGTTCATAGAGGGAAAGATACAGGAAATAGAAGACCGTCTTAGCCGCGCGGAAGTAATTGATCCCGAGAAAATCACTTCGCGGGACAGGGTGGTTTTCGGTCTTACGGTTACGGTGGAGGATATTGATTCCGGGGACATAAAAAAGTACAGGCTTGTGGGAGAGGATGAATCAGAACCCGAAAAAGGCTTTATATCGGTCACCTCTCCGGTCGGCAGCGCGCTTATCGGAAAGAGGGTTGATGACGAGATACAGGTCAGAGCTCCCGGAGGAATTAAGGAATTTCTGGTTATTGATATAGAATAG
- a CDS encoding energy transducer TonB, translating into MGRPVDNLRKFILFSVVFHVLISVAWGKIVVQKSVPVYGDHIEVSLRHFEFKKPAPTKKVVKKKKVVKKKKEKVVEKVKKRDDSLALKKEAKPAPEQSEENYAATARPSYGHTPRPSYPTRAIMRGYEGSVLLDVHVLPNGEPEEVTVFKSSGHKILDNAALKAVKKWKFVPAQRGFKAVSSWVKVPIEFRLE; encoded by the coding sequence ATGGGCAGACCGGTTGACAATCTCAGGAAATTCATACTGTTTTCAGTTGTCTTCCATGTTCTTATATCTGTTGCCTGGGGGAAGATTGTCGTGCAGAAAAGCGTTCCCGTATACGGCGATCACATAGAAGTGTCCCTGAGACATTTTGAGTTCAAAAAGCCCGCCCCCACAAAAAAAGTCGTAAAGAAAAAGAAGGTTGTTAAGAAGAAAAAAGAAAAAGTCGTAGAAAAAGTGAAAAAGCGGGATGATTCCCTGGCGCTTAAAAAGGAGGCAAAACCCGCCCCGGAGCAGTCCGAAGAGAATTATGCCGCCACCGCGAGGCCGTCTTACGGTCATACTCCCAGGCCCTCTTACCCCACGCGCGCCATAATGCGCGGTTACGAGGGCAGCGTGCTGCTTGATGTGCATGTGCTTCCGAACGGGGAGCCCGAGGAAGTAACCGTTTTCAAATCCTCGGGTCACAAGATTCTTGACAATGCCGCTTTGAAGGCGGTAAAAAAGTGGAAATTCGTCCCGGCGCAAAGGGGTTTCAAAGCGGTTTCAAGCTGGGTCAAGGTTCCGATAGAGTTTCGGCTTGAATAA
- the lspA gene encoding signal peptidase II: protein MSVCRGLAGFLSGSGFLVFFMRNYSNVLVISFLVVLLDQMTKWLVKAHVPFLSSINVFSWFDITHLRNPGIAFGMLRNMSEDIRLYFYIVVFVLVLAVIFFFLRRLEEEQRIFRYAIALVLGGAIGNSIDRFAYGYVTDFIAVYWPGNPQLLWPPFNVADSAITVGAISILISGVVWRDKES from the coding sequence TTGAGCGTCTGCCGTGGGCTTGCGGGATTTCTTTCGGGGTCGGGATTCCTTGTTTTTTTCATGAGAAATTATTCAAACGTATTAGTCATATCCTTTCTGGTAGTATTGCTTGACCAGATGACCAAGTGGCTCGTTAAGGCCCACGTGCCGTTTCTATCGAGCATAAACGTGTTTTCATGGTTCGATATAACGCACTTGCGAAATCCGGGAATCGCGTTTGGCATGTTAAGGAACATGTCTGAAGATATAAGGCTTTACTTTTACATAGTTGTTTTCGTTCTGGTTCTGGCAGTGATTTTTTTCTTTCTTCGCAGACTTGAAGAGGAGCAGAGAATTTTTCGATATGCCATTGCTCTGGTGCTGGGGGGAGCTATTGGAAACTCAATAGACAGGTTTGCCTACGGATACGTGACCGATTTTATCGCAGTCTACTGGCCGGGGAACCCGCAGTTGCTCTGGCCCCCTTTTAACGTGGCCGACTCTGCGATCACGGTCGGGGCGATTTCGATCCTGATTTCCGGAGTCGTGTGGAGGGACAAGGAGAGTTAG
- a CDS encoding riboflavin synthase, with the protein MFSGIVEDIGAVQALEKKDKGVLLRIGVRKIDAGELDLGESVAVNGVCLTVVSAGDGSFSVDASHETLSRTNLSGLRTGSGVNLERSLRVGDRMGGHIVTGHVDGVGVVQSITPVGESKVFSFSIPASLAKYVVEKGSIAVDGVSLTVNSVKDTEFSVNIIPYTLRETTFSEFRRGREVNIECDIIGKYVEKMLSGTNPPAEGSPVGRKL; encoded by the coding sequence ATGTTCAGCGGTATAGTTGAGGACATTGGCGCGGTGCAGGCACTTGAGAAAAAGGACAAGGGCGTTCTTTTAAGAATCGGGGTTCGGAAGATTGATGCCGGGGAACTGGATCTGGGAGAGAGCGTGGCCGTAAACGGCGTATGTCTTACTGTGGTTTCCGCGGGAGACGGTAGTTTTTCCGTTGATGCGTCCCACGAAACGCTTTCCAGGACAAACCTCTCCGGCCTCCGGACGGGGAGCGGAGTGAATCTCGAGAGATCTCTTCGGGTCGGAGACAGGATGGGTGGACATATCGTCACGGGCCATGTGGACGGAGTTGGTGTCGTTCAGTCCATTACTCCGGTAGGAGAATCCAAGGTTTTTTCTTTTTCAATTCCCGCATCGCTTGCGAAATATGTGGTCGAAAAAGGATCAATCGCTGTTGACGGCGTAAGTCTCACCGTCAATTCGGTAAAAGACACTGAGTTTTCGGTAAACATAATTCCCTACACGCTTCGGGAAACGACTTTTTCCGAATTTCGCCGTGGCAGGGAAGTCAATATAGAGTGCGACATAATAGGCAAGTACGTTGAGAAAATGCTCTCCGGCACAAACCCCCCTGCCGAGGGTTCTCCCGTCGGAAGAAAATTGTAG
- a CDS encoding shikimate kinase has translation MSEKRHIFLTGFMGAGKTSVGRKLSGKLRMDFYDLDSEVERAEGLSVSEIFEAEGEEGFRQKETEMLAALSQKTPPAVISTGGGAVLRQQNREIMEASGEVFYLRADIDTLWNRVRSKKGRPLLDVKDPRAEFHELFMKRKDIYELSPHVVLTDDMSVSEVADKVIWMLK, from the coding sequence TTGAGCGAGAAACGACATATTTTTCTTACGGGGTTTATGGGAGCGGGCAAAACAAGCGTCGGCAGGAAGCTTTCCGGAAAACTGCGAATGGATTTCTACGATCTTGACAGTGAAGTGGAACGGGCCGAAGGTCTTTCAGTATCCGAGATATTTGAAGCGGAGGGAGAGGAGGGCTTCAGGCAGAAGGAAACAGAGATGCTCGCCGCCCTTTCGCAGAAAACACCCCCGGCAGTGATCTCAACGGGGGGAGGTGCGGTCCTGCGACAGCAGAATCGTGAAATAATGGAGGCCTCGGGTGAGGTTTTCTATCTGCGGGCGGATATCGATACCCTTTGGAACAGGGTGAGGAGCAAGAAGGGAAGGCCCCTTCTTGACGTCAAAGACCCTAGGGCTGAGTTTCATGAGCTTTTCATGAAAAGAAAGGATATTTACGAACTCTCGCCGCATGTTGTTCTTACGGATGATATGAGTGTCTCAGAAGTTGCTGATAAAGTAATTTGGATGCTCAAATGA
- a CDS encoding DegQ family serine endoprotease, whose translation MKRTVFLFFAACFLLVGSLSCAKVEEDEESSGSLSRENVPELLSSSGSSVKFPSLAGLVEKQKHSVVNISTTSVVKRGKVLPDFGEGDPFEEFFKRFFPNDREREFRKKGLGSGFIVSKDGYIVTNNHVISRAEDIQVVLYDGSRYTAEIVGQDTKTDLAVLKIKPEKKLKPVVFGDSDKLRIGDWVMAIGNPFGLGYTVTVGIVSAKGRSLGLGAYDDFIQTDASLNPGNSGGPLFNLGGEVVGVNTAIAARGQGIGFSIPTNMAKGVISQLMEKGKVVRGWLGVVIQPITQEIAESIGHESTDGALISDISPGSPAEKAGLRRGDVVVKFDGEPIKEFTSLSKLVGMKAPGTSSKITVLRDGKREEISVVLGKMPDEETPAESQGDEDIELSDITPDIAARFGVEDKAGVLVTNVSRGSSAWEAGFRPGDVILEVNKNPVANLGDYNKIINGLKPGKQYLFLVKKRKNTIYIGYAPKNKE comes from the coding sequence ATGAAGAGAACTGTTTTCTTGTTTTTTGCTGCCTGTTTTTTGCTTGTGGGTTCCCTTTCGTGCGCTAAAGTGGAGGAAGACGAAGAAAGCTCTGGGTCCCTGTCGCGGGAAAATGTCCCGGAACTTCTTTCTTCTTCAGGTTCTTCTGTAAAATTTCCCTCCCTTGCGGGTCTTGTCGAGAAACAGAAGCATTCTGTTGTGAACATAAGCACCACGAGTGTCGTAAAGCGGGGAAAGGTGCTTCCTGATTTCGGCGAGGGGGATCCTTTCGAGGAGTTTTTCAAGAGATTTTTTCCGAATGACCGGGAACGGGAGTTCAGGAAAAAGGGCTTGGGCTCCGGGTTCATAGTTAGCAAAGACGGCTACATAGTTACCAACAACCATGTGATCAGCAGGGCAGAAGATATACAGGTCGTTCTCTATGACGGGTCGAGGTATACGGCCGAGATTGTGGGACAGGACACCAAAACGGACCTTGCGGTTCTGAAGATAAAACCTGAAAAAAAACTGAAGCCCGTTGTTTTCGGAGATTCGGACAAGCTTAGAATCGGCGACTGGGTTATGGCGATTGGAAATCCCTTCGGACTCGGCTACACCGTGACGGTCGGAATAGTGAGCGCGAAGGGAAGGTCTCTGGGTCTCGGGGCCTACGATGATTTCATTCAGACCGATGCGTCCCTCAACCCAGGAAACAGCGGAGGTCCGCTTTTTAACCTGGGAGGGGAGGTGGTTGGTGTTAACACCGCAATAGCAGCCAGAGGCCAGGGAATAGGGTTTTCTATCCCAACCAACATGGCCAAGGGGGTCATATCCCAGCTCATGGAAAAAGGCAAGGTGGTCAGGGGGTGGCTGGGAGTCGTTATTCAGCCTATAACACAGGAGATAGCCGAGAGCATAGGACATGAGAGCACCGATGGGGCTCTTATATCCGATATAAGCCCGGGAAGCCCTGCGGAGAAAGCGGGTCTGCGGAGGGGAGACGTGGTAGTGAAATTTGACGGAGAACCCATAAAGGAGTTTACGTCTTTATCCAAACTCGTGGGAATGAAAGCTCCCGGCACCTCCTCTAAAATCACGGTTCTCCGCGACGGGAAGCGCGAGGAGATTTCCGTTGTTCTCGGCAAGATGCCGGATGAAGAGACTCCTGCAGAGTCTCAGGGGGACGAAGATATTGAATTAAGTGACATTACCCCGGATATCGCCGCACGGTTCGGCGTTGAGGATAAAGCCGGGGTGCTGGTTACGAACGTAAGCCGTGGCAGCTCAGCCTGGGAGGCGGGATTTCGTCCCGGAGACGTGATACTGGAGGTTAACAAGAACCCCGTGGCGAACCTCGGGGACTACAACAAGATCATAAACGGCCTGAAACCCGGAAAGCAGTATCTCTTTCTGGTAAAGAAACGTAAAAACACGATTTACATCGGCTACGCCCCTAAAAACAAAGAGTAG
- a CDS encoding thioesterase family protein, protein MARIKIDLPSRFVFSTQIPIRIDDINYGSHLGHDSVLTLAHEARVRFLAAHGYTEADIEGVGIIMGDVGITYSSEAFYGDVMKISIGIGEYGNNFLELIYALVNEKNGKEIAKVKTSLVFFNYKERKTVRMPEEFRRKIIPGE, encoded by the coding sequence ATGGCAAGAATAAAAATAGATCTACCGAGCAGATTCGTCTTTTCAACGCAAATTCCGATAAGAATAGACGACATAAATTACGGTTCTCATCTTGGACACGACTCCGTGTTAACCCTTGCGCACGAGGCCCGCGTAAGATTCCTCGCGGCACACGGCTACACTGAAGCCGATATAGAGGGAGTGGGAATTATAATGGGAGACGTAGGGATCACTTACAGTTCGGAAGCGTTTTACGGGGACGTAATGAAAATAAGCATCGGCATCGGCGAGTATGGCAACAATTTTCTTGAACTTATTTACGCACTGGTGAACGAAAAAAACGGCAAGGAGATCGCCAAGGTCAAGACCTCTCTCGTATTTTTTAACTACAAAGAGAGAAAAACCGTGCGGATGCCGGAGGAATTCCGAAGGAAAATCATCCCTGGAGAATAA
- a CDS encoding DNA-binding protein has protein sequence MEERTEKEHVSNHVDIESKRFFFDVKENHKGQYLRITELSGGRSSIVVPFEGIEQFRDKLVETIKQSLELVGS, from the coding sequence ATGGAAGAAAGGACAGAAAAGGAGCATGTAAGTAACCACGTTGATATTGAGTCCAAAAGGTTTTTCTTTGACGTCAAGGAGAACCACAAGGGTCAGTACCTTAGGATTACCGAACTAAGCGGCGGCCGCTCAAGCATAGTCGTTCCCTTTGAAGGAATAGAGCAGTTCAGAGACAAGCTGGTCGAAACGATAAAACAATCCCTCGAGTTAGTTGGAAGCTAG
- a CDS encoding GYD domain-containing protein: MAIYILLSRLTPEGRKTVKERPGRIKEVDKELEDIGVRVLEQYATLGRYDFVNIVEAPDNETIGKVSVDLCSRGTVELVTLPAVSVESLVKSLNKARAEKTPPTPSGED; the protein is encoded by the coding sequence ATGGCAATTTACATATTACTCAGCAGACTTACCCCCGAGGGCAGAAAAACCGTTAAGGAGCGGCCCGGGAGAATAAAGGAAGTCGACAAGGAGCTTGAGGACATAGGAGTCAGGGTTCTTGAGCAGTACGCGACCCTGGGTAGGTACGATTTTGTGAACATAGTGGAGGCACCCGATAATGAGACCATAGGGAAGGTATCGGTTGACCTCTGCTCAAGGGGAACGGTCGAACTGGTAACTCTTCCGGCGGTCTCGGTCGAATCTCTGGTTAAATCGCTTAATAAGGCAAGAGCGGAGAAGACGCCTCCAACGCCATCCGGGGAAGATTAA